GTATTTTGACAAAAATATTGTTGGCATATACGATATAAGCAAGGCATCAGGGCTTTGGGTTTTTGCCTTTATTATTCTTTCCTTATGGATTTCTCTTATTGTTTTAAAAGGAAAATGTGAATTTTTTAAAAACCCCCTTAACCTTCCAATCCTCCTTTGGCTTCTTGTTAATATTACCTCAACCATTACATCAGATGCTCCAATAATTAGTCTATTTGGCTTTTACAAGCGATACGATGGCCTTCTTACACAGATAAGCTACATTATCATTGCCCTGTCCTTCATCCACCTTTGCGATATTTCCTATTTAAAGAAAATTATTACCCTGATTGCTATTGTTGGAATAATTTCGGGAATATACGCAGTATTCCAATACTATGGCATGGATTTTTTCTTTCCAGAAAGGACGGGAGGTGGAAGGGTTATCTCATTTATGGGAAACCCTATCTTTGCTGCTACCTATCTTATTATGTCATTCTTTATAACCCTCTCCCTTTATTTTTATTACAAAGGCATTACCTCTTGGTTTTTCCTTATAGCTTCATCTATAATTTACATATCATCATTTATGGCACAAAGCAGGGGCCCTTTCTTGGGTTTTATCTTTTCATACCTTGTATTTGTTATTATATTTCTATTTTTAAGAAAAATGGATAAAAAATTCTTAATAAGCCTCATAATTATTGCGATAATAACAATTTTTTCAAATTTCTCGCTAAATTCAATCATTGGAAGGTTCTTTGGAGAGGTTTCTAAGGCAGCTAATGCTCAAATTGAAATAAAAGGCTCTGCGGGAGTAAGGCTTGCTATTTGGAGGGATGTTTTAAGGAATGTTTTAAAAAAGCCATTATTTGGAACAGGTCCAGATACAATGCCAATTTCATATCCAAAGTATAGAACCCTTGATACTGTGAAAAAGGTAGGGGTATATGCTACAGCTGAAAGCACACACAATGAATTTTTGGATATTTTAGCAACAAGGGGTATTTTGGGGTTATTAGCATATCTTTGGATTCTTCTTGTTTTTGTTATTCTTAGCATTAAGGCATTGCTTACATTCCAGGATAAATGGCTAATAGCTGGAATTGGCCTATCATGGCTTTCTTATATTGCCTCAAATCAATTTGCCTTTGGTGTCCATCCAACATCATTATTGTTTTGGGTTTTAACCGGCTCAATTGCCATTTTTTACAAACCAAAACAACAAAAGAAGCCAATTTCCTTGAAGATTCCTCAAAGCAAGATCTTCTTTGTTTTTTTAATATCCATAATTACAATGATTTTTCTTTTCTTTCTTAGCAAGCCATATCGGGCAGATATGCTATATAGGGTTGTATACGATATAAGGGATAAAAAGCCTTTGGAGGATGTAATTAAGGCAGCTGAGGATGTTTTAAGGGTATACCCCTATGATGTCCAATACCTTCAGGAGCTAAATAGCCTTTATCTTTCTGCAGCCCAACAGGGAAAAGATACAAAAATCTGGATTTCAAAGACAATGGATATAGCAAAAAAGCTTATCTTTGTAAATCCAAATTCTGATATAGGATATACGGTTCTTGCCATATCCTATTACCTTGAGGGAGGCTCTATGGATAAGGTTATTGAAAATTACAAAAAGGCAATTGAGTTAAACCCATATTCAGTAGATAGCCATTGCAATCTGGCTCAAACATATCAGAGGGAGGGGATGTTCAAAGAGGCAAAGATAGAGTATAAAAAAGCCCTTGAGGCAGACCCTGAATGTGAAAGGGCTATTTCTGGATTAAAAAGTTTAGGAGAAAAGCCTTTTTAGTAAGTGTGTGCCAAATTTACCCCTTTTAGGTTTTGAATTTCTGAAGAAAAATGGGAATGTCGGATGCTTCCCTAGGACCTACAATTACCTCCCAGGTTTTTAATTCCTCCTCAATCTCACCCTTTATTCCTGCAACATAGCCTGGGATTATTATCTTTCTATGAGAAACTTTTTCCTCTATTTTGCTTTTCTTTACATAAGCTGATATAAGCTCACCATTAAATTTTCCAGCAGACCATGAGGTCAGGGTTGAAAGCCCCCCTGTATCCATAATCATAAGGTATGTTGGAACCTTTGAGGCATCTATCTCACCCTGGACAATAAAGTATGTAAGAGAGAAATTTGTTGTAATGCAAATAGGCGATTTCTCATTAGGCCCATTTATCTCATAAATTTTCTCCTCAATTGCCATTGGCCTTTGCGGGTCTGTATAGATATTTAAAGATAAAACAAGAAGGGGGAATAATGATTCTCCTGCAAGGTCTGATAAAACAATTAGCCCCCCATATTTTACGATAAATGTTGCCGCATATAATGCCTCTTTCATTGGGTCATTTGTTAATTTAGCTGGAAAAACAATTGTTGGAAATCCAAGTGGTCTAAATTTTGAAATAAGTGCCTGCCTTCTTATAAATATTTGATGATAAAATGCCTCCTTTATTGTCTTTGGGCTTGAGTCAAGGATAATATCTTTTATTCCAAGGGAAATGAGCTTTTCAGTTAAAGATGAAAGGCTTTCTAAATCTTCTCCTTTTGCAACAATAGGAAGGTTATATTCCTTTGCAATACTTGCTATTTCATCTATATTGCTTTGGTTTGCAGAATAAAGAAGGGGTTTTCTTTCTTTTGTCATTTCAATTGCGGCTTTTAAGGCATCCATATTTTCTGATGAAAGGCAAAGAAGACCATTTGATTCTTTCATTACATAAGAAACAAGCTCTAAAAATTTTGCCTTTAAATTTGATGAATTTTCAAGGAATAAAAGGTTTGCTTTTAACATAAACCCTATTCTTTCAAATTTTAGGTTGTTAAAGGAGGCTATTTTTTTCTCCCAGATGCTTTTAGGCTCTTCATCCTTTATCAAAATGCAAATCGCAGGGGGATGAACAAATGTCTTTTCATGGCGAAAGAATACAGTCTCCTCTCCTATGGCAAAATTATCACCAATAATTACCTTTCTTATTGGCGGAGCCTGGCTTTCTTCCAAAAATGCCTTTGTCTCATCTTTTACATATGGGCATTTAGAGACCTCAACCTTACTAGATGCAAGCTGCATTGCAAATGCAAGGCAGGTTGGAAAACCGCATTCCTTACAATTTGTTTTAGGAAGATGCTTAAATATCTCAATACCAGATAAAGCCATACATTTATTATATACTAAAAATCATTGGATTTCAAGAATTTTGTTTTGTGTTATTTAAGATAAACTTAAGATTTTCCCTTTTATTTTAGGCTCTTATCTATCCACTCAAGGTAGGAAGAAGAGCCATTAATTATAGGCAGGGCAATTATTTCAGGAATACAATATGGATGATTGCTTTTTATAAGAGAAATTACATCATCCAAAACATCCTTTTTTGTCTTTATAAACAATTGTGCCTCATTTGCAAATTCTATCTTTTCTTCCCAGAAAAAGATTGAGGAGAGATTTGAAATAATGCTTACGCAGGCTGCCTTTTTTTCTTTTATAAGGATTTCTCCTATTTTCTTACCATCTTCTTTTGTAGGTGTTGTTGTAAGAACAAGGATATAATCGTTCATATAAATTCTTTTATTTCCTTTATTGCCTCTTTTAAAGGAGGGGCAGGAAACCATTCCTTTTTTGTAATTTCATTGCAACAAGCACAATAGATTTGTGAGATTAACAATTTCAATCTCTCTGGAAGGGGTTCTGGTTTTAATGTGCATATCTCTTTAAAATTTTGCCTATCCTTGTTTTTTGCCTCCTCCAATGTCTTATACCAAGGGGTTCTTCTGTAATAGATTCTTGCTATCTCCTTGCTTACTGGAATGCCTTCATAGCTAAAACGGCATTCATCCAATGTCCCAAAAACATCAACCACAATAAAATTGGAAGCCTCATCAAAACCAAATTCTATTTTCCCATCCTCGTTTATTAAGCCTATCCTTTGTAATTCCCCTGTTATAAGAGAATTAAGATTAAAAGTAATTTTCTTTAATTCGTCCATCTCTTCCTTGCTTAAACCTGCAATTTTTTCTGCTTCATTTAACATTAGGTATCTATCTGTTGCTTCAAGCTTTGTAGAAACATCAAACATTGGCCCTTCTAATTTTTTTCCTTTTAAGTAATTCCTGTAAATTATCTCAAGTGGGATTAAAAAGGATGCCTTTTCCCTTTGATATATTGAGTAATCATAATGCCCATCCTTAAAGGCTGGCTTTAAAACCCTTAATAGTCTAACCTCCATTGTATTTGTTGGCTTTTTTATAGAGGAAAGACCTTTTATTTTATCATCTTCTACAAGACCTATATAATGGGTTTTAATTCCTTTGCTTTGGCATTTTTCAAAGAAATATGATGAAAGGATTGCGATTGATGCCCCTTTTTGTGGAATAAGGTCTGGCATTTCTCCCCAATCAAAGACAGAGTATCTATCGGAGAATACAAACCTTGCTCTTCCGCATTTAGTGGCTGTTGGCTCTTCTAATACCCCTATATCCTTTACACTACCCATCAATAGATTCCCTTATTTGGTTTTGGTAATCCTCTATCTTCTTTTGGATTTCTTTGTCTTTAAGACCTAATATTTTAAGGGCAGCAAGGCCTGCATTCTCTGGCTCTAAAACAAACATTGATGCAACAGAGGATGACATCCTTATACTTGAAAATATATCAAACCATTCTGGGTTTGGAGGGCAGGCTATAACAGGATAGATCGTTTGAAAATCAACAAATCCTGACAGAGCATTGCTTCTTCCAGCGACTGTAATAAAAACAACATCCTCATATTCCTTAATAATTTCAAGGCATTTTAGGGGTGTTTTATGTGCTGATGCAATTTTTAAGGAAGATTCTACCCCAAATTTTTCTAAAAAAGAGGCAATCCTTTTTGAAAAATCCATATCATTCTTTGAGCCCATAATAATAACTACCTTATTCATACAATAATTTTAACAAAGCCCTATTATTATTTCAAGTATGTTTCTATTTTGAAGGCATTTTTTGAAGACTTGATGGTAATAGCTCCATATTCATTTGTGCTTATAATATCCTCTGATATTGCATCCCATCCCTCTGCTATAATTACCTCTGGTTTTACAAGGGAAAGGAATTTTTCGGGAATTTTGTTCCTTCCATGATGGGGGGATTTAAGGATTGTTGAGTTTAAGCCTTCTTTGTAATATTTAGAAATGTCTGTTATAGCCTCTTTTTCAATGTCCCCTGGAAGGAGAAACGAAAGGTCTTTTGAGCTTACCTTTAATACCAATGAATTATTGTTATCATCAGAAAACATTTCTTCTGGTGGGTTTAAAACCTCAATATCAAGGTCTAATCCTTTAATTTTATTCCCCATTTTTAGCCTTTGCAAAGAAAAACCCTTTTCTTTAATGACAGCTTTAAAATCCTGATATGTTTTAGAGGAACAATCCAGGCCATTATAAAATACCCTTCCTACCTTAAGCTCTGTTAAACAATCAATTAAGCCTCCAATATGGTCAGCATCAGAATGGGTTGCAAAGATTGCATCTATCCTATCTATCCCCCTATATCTTAAAAATGGAAGGACGCAAGACCTTCCCATACCAGGAGGGCCTCCATCAATTAAAATATTGCATCCCTTTGGGCTTCTTATAAATATAGAATCACCTAATCCAACATCAAGAAATGTTGCTTCAAATACAGGGGTTTTCAAAACATTATACAAAAGCATTAGATTTATAATGACCAATGTCGGGATAAAAAGGGCTTTTATCCTATTTGCAAATACAAAGATAAAGAAATAAAGGAAGATAACAATTGGAATACCTGGAGAGGGAAGGCTAATTGAACTTGCTGGAATATATGAAAAATAAAGAACTGCTTTGATTGTAAGGTTTGTTAATAAAAAAAGGGGCAGGACAAAAAGGTTTGCCAGATATAAATTTATAAACCCTAAAAATATAAATATAAGCCCAAAAGGAAGAAGAACACCAACCAGGGGGATAACAATAAAATTTGAGAGGGGGGAGATTAAAGATACCCTTGAAAACCAAAATAAGACGAGAGGGGCTATTCCAATAGAGGCAGAGATACAGCTTGATATAAATAAAAACAGCTTATTCTTTCTAATTATAAGCCGTGGTGTAAGATAGATAAGGGAAAGACAGGCAACAAAGGAAAGCTGGAAGCCAATATCATATAATTCATAAGGGTTTTTAAGAAGGATAATAAAAGCAGCTATGGCAAGGGTATTGTAGGCATTAGATTCCCTTTCAAATATAAAGGAAAAAATGAATACACATATCATAATTAAAGAACGAACCGTTGGAGTAGATGAGCCTGTTATCAGACAAAATAAAAAGAGAAATGGCAAGCTAAAAATAAATTTATATGGCTTTTTTATTCCTATGTTCCCAAATACAATAACAAGAAAACCAAAAAGCAATGCAAGATGAAGCCCTGAAACAGAGAGGATGTGGATTGTTCCTGTGTCAGCAAATGCCTTGTTAAGACAATCGCTTATCCCAACCCTCTCTCCAAGGATAATTCCCAACAAAAAGCCTCTTTCCTCAGGAGGAAACAAAGAAAGTATCTCTTCTGCCCTTTTTTTAATCTTTCCTGCAAGTAATAAAAGGGGGTTTATTTTTCCTTTTCCAAGCACTACAACATTATCTGCCCATGCACTACAATAGATTCCCCTTCTTGCAAGCACCTTCTTTTTGTTATACCTTCCTGGGTTTTTATATTCCTTTGGCTCTTTTATCTTTATATCAGGAATAAAAAGCTTATCAGAAAGGGAGAGATTGGAAGGCTTTACACTTACAGAAATAAGACCATCTGCCTTTTTGCCATTAAAAAATTCTGCTTTTAAGACAAGGTATGTCCTTTCTGGATACCTCATAGGATAATCAATGATTACACCTATAAGATTCCCCTTTTCTCCAACATAATTTGCAATATTAAAGGCTCCTTTATAAGAATGGAGCTTGCAGGAAAAAGAGCCAAAAAAAATAATTGAAAGATAAAGGAAAACAAAAGAGGTTTTATTCTTTAAAGACAAGAAAATAAAAAAGAGAGGGATTGATACAAGAAGGAATGGATAGGAATATGGAAGATTATTTATTGAAATCCCCAGTATGTAAAAAACAAGGATGGGAACAAATGGTTTTCTACTCAAAAATTATTCCTTCCAGAATTCTCTTGCCTTAATAATCTCAATTGCCCTTGCAAGCTGTAAGTCGCAATACCTATCAATAATAGAGGGTTTTTCGCCTTTTAGCTCTTTTGCCTCCTTTTCTATATCACGAAGGATATATTTTCTCTCAATCTCTATTCCACTTTTCTTAAGGCTTGCTATAAATTGCTCTATTTCTTTGTCTGTATAGGTAGCATTGTTTTCTACAAAATCTTCTGTTAATGTTCCATCCTCAAATTTCTCAATAATTTTTCTCTTTTCCTCTGGTATTTGTTCCTCATCAACAACTATATTTGGCTCTATGCCTTTGCCATGAATAAGGTTTCCATTGGGTGTATAGTAATGGGCTGTTGTTAAGGCAAGCCCAGAGCCATCAGAAAGGTTATACACTGTTTGAACAGATGCCTTTCCAAATGTCTTCTTTCCAAGCAAAATTCCCTTTTTATGGTCTTTTAAGGCACCTGCTAATATTTCAGCACCCGATGCTGTTCCACCATTTACAAGAATAACCATCTTTGCCTTAACCTTTGCCTCTGAATTTTCTGCAACATACCTTATCTCTGGTGTATTCTCCCTTCCCTTTGTATAGACAACAAGAGAGCCTCCTGCAAGAAATTTTCCCGAAACACCAACCGAAGCCTGAAGGGTTCCACCACCATTATTTCTTAAGTCAAGCACAATATATTCTGGATTTGCCTTTGAGACTTCATTAAATGCATCATTAAACTCAAGAATTGTATTGTTATTGAACGATGTAATTCTTATATAAGCTATTTTATCATCAATCATCTCCGATTTTACGCTCTTTATCTTTATGACATCCCTTGTTATTGTATAGCTAATGGGATTTGGCTCATTCCTTCTTGCAATGGTAATGGTAACATTTGTTCCGGGTTGACCCCTCATTTTGCTTACTGCATCTTGCAGGGTTATTCCCTCGGTTGATGTTCCATCAATATGGGTTATCCAATCATCTGCTTTTACACCTATTTTATAGGCTGGTGTATCCTCTATGGGCGATATGACAACAAGCTTATTATCCTTTATTGTAATTATTATCCCCAATCCGCCGAATTGCCCAGAAAGCTCTGTCTCCATCTCCTTATGTGCCTGCGGCGGCATAAACCTTGTAAATGGGTCCTGTAGGGTTTGAAGCATTCCATTGATAGCCCCATAGATAAGCTCTTTTGAATCTAGTTTTGCTGGGTCTACATAGGCCTGCCTTACATAAGAAAATACCTCAGAGAATACATCTAGCTCTTTATAGCTTTCTTGTGAATAGGCAAGAAAAACAATGCCAATTAAGGCAATCATCAATAATCCTTTCTTCATTATGTTTATCTGTTTTTAAAATTCATCATCTTATTTAGAACAGAAGTGCAGAAGAGCGGAAGGGTTAACTAAAAACTTTTTTGCTTCCGAGCTTCCGAGCTTCCGAGCTTTAAGCACTTTTGCACTTTCTTTCATTGATTTAGAATATGTGGAGTAAGGAAAACAAGAAGCTCTCGTTTCATTGGAATGCCTGTTGAGGAAGCTCTTGTGCTTTTATGTCTAAATGCCCTTCCTATAAATGGAAGGTCAGAGAAAAATGGCACAGAATATTCTATTACCTGCTCATCCTTAGCAATCATTCCACCTATTACAATTGTTTCTCCATCCTGCACTATAATCTTTGTTTCAATCTCTTGCTCACTCTTTGTAGGAGCTGTATGTTCTCCTACGCCTGCTACCTCAATCGTATTTTCTGGATTTCCACCCTTTGTTGAAATTTTAAGCTCTAAAAGCACAGTTTTATCAGGGTTAACCTTTGGGGTTATCTCAAGCTCTGTTGTCATATCAATGTATTTAACAGAGACGCCGACCGCACTACCCTCTGCTGATGGTGTTGTCTCTGCATAGGGAGCCTCTCCACCAACCTTTATCTTTGCCTTTTGATTATCAGATGTAGCAATCTTTGGAGCAGAAATTAGCTCTGCCTTTTCCTTTGTTATTAAGTTTTGGAGTTGAAGGAAAAGATTTGTATTTTCAGAGAGCCTTCCAATAGAAAAATTTGTTGAGGAAAGACCTGGTTGAAGATTAACCAGCCCTTCTGTTGTATCTTGTGCAGAGGATGGATGGGTAAACCCCCATCTAATCCCAAGGTTCTGGGTTTCATTGGAATCTATGGTTACCATCTTTGACTCAATCATAATTTGAGGGGTCGGCAAATCAAGGTTTTTTATTACACCCTTTATTTCCTCTAAATTCTTTGATGTTGTTGTAATTATTAAGGAATTTGTCCTTTTATCTATAACAATCTTTCCTCCTGCATCTGGGTCTAAAAGTGGCTCAATATTCTTTGACATATCCTCTGCCTTATCATAGTTTATAGGAACAACCTCTGTGCTAACAGCTGTTTTTAAAAGATTTTCCTTTGTGTCTACCCTAATTATTCCATCCTCCTCTACCCAATTAAAGTTATTTGGCTTTAAAATCATATTTAATGCCTGATCCCATTTCACATTATTAAGCTCAATGGTTATTACACCAGATACATCAGGGCCTGAAACAATATCCTTTTTTATCTTTTTGGATAATGCCCTTAAAACATCAAGGAGATCTGTCTCATAAAACCTCATAGAAAATAATTCTTCCTCTTTCTCTTCCTCTATTTTTTCCTCTTTAGGTTTTATAGCCTCCTCTATCTTTCCTAAAGGAGGAAGAATACCCATTTCTGGTACAGGGACAGGTTCCTCCTTAACCTCTTTCTTTACCTCCTTTTTTTCTGATATACCTGTATCCATCTCAATTAAACAGCTATTTTTATCAGAAAGGAGTTGGTATGGATAGACCTGCTTTAGAGCAATTGTTACCCTTGTAATCTTAACAGGCTCCTTTAACCTCTGCTGTGAAGAAATACCTAAAATAGCATTGCTTCTATTTTTAATCTTCTCTTTCAAAAGGCTATCTTCGGCATTTAAAAGGTCAATTATAAGCCTTGGTGGATTCAAGATGACAAATGCCCTATACTGAGGCACATCATTTGTGGCAATTACCACCCTTGTTTTTCCATTCTCATCATACCCTTCTATCCCTGTCAATTGATACCCTTGTGCTACCCCAAAAAACCCTAATAATGCAACCAGAAATATCTTCTTCATTCTATTTCCTCCTTGTTTATTCATAGCTTTCCTCCTCTATTTCTTTTTCTTCCATCTTTAAAAATGCATTTTTTCCCTTTTTGGTTAAAATTATTTCATTTTGCTTTACCTTTGCTTTTACATCAGGAATTTCATTCCCATCTTTATCAAG
This sequence is a window from bacterium. Protein-coding genes within it:
- a CDS encoding secretin N-terminal domain-containing protein — translated: MNKQGGNRMKKIFLVALLGFFGVAQGYQLTGIEGYDENGKTRVVIATNDVPQYRAFVILNPPRLIIDLLNAEDSLLKEKIKNRSNAILGISSQQRLKEPVKITRVTIALKQVYPYQLLSDKNSCLIEMDTGISEKKEVKKEVKEEPVPVPEMGILPPLGKIEEAIKPKEEKIEEEKEEELFSMRFYETDLLDVLRALSKKIKKDIVSGPDVSGVITIELNNVKWDQALNMILKPNNFNWVEEDGIIRVDTKENLLKTAVSTEVVPINYDKAEDMSKNIEPLLDPDAGGKIVIDKRTNSLIITTTSKNLEEIKGVIKNLDLPTPQIMIESKMVTIDSNETQNLGIRWGFTHPSSAQDTTEGLVNLQPGLSSTNFSIGRLSENTNLFLQLQNLITKEKAELISAPKIATSDNQKAKIKVGGEAPYAETTPSAEGSAVGVSVKYIDMTTELEITPKVNPDKTVLLELKISTKGGNPENTIEVAGVGEHTAPTKSEQEIETKIIVQDGETIVIGGMIAKDEQVIEYSVPFFSDLPFIGRAFRHKSTRASSTGIPMKRELLVFLTPHILNQ
- a CDS encoding AIR carboxylase family protein, producing the protein MNKVVIIMGSKNDMDFSKRIASFLEKFGVESSLKIASAHKTPLKCLEIIKEYEDVVFITVAGRSNALSGFVDFQTIYPVIACPPNPEWFDIFSSIRMSSSVASMFVLEPENAGLAALKILGLKDKEIQKKIEDYQNQIRESIDG
- a CDS encoding O-antigen ligase family protein; translation: MINYLEKAIKVILASSLVIISLYFDKNIVGIYDISKASGLWVFAFIILSLWISLIVLKGKCEFFKNPLNLPILLWLLVNITSTITSDAPIISLFGFYKRYDGLLTQISYIIIALSFIHLCDISYLKKIITLIAIVGIISGIYAVFQYYGMDFFFPERTGGGRVISFMGNPIFAATYLIMSFFITLSLYFYYKGITSWFFLIASSIIYISSFMAQSRGPFLGFIFSYLVFVIIFLFLRKMDKKFLISLIIIAIITIFSNFSLNSIIGRFFGEVSKAANAQIEIKGSAGVRLAIWRDVLRNVLKKPLFGTGPDTMPISYPKYRTLDTVKKVGVYATAESTHNEFLDILATRGILGLLAYLWILLVFVILSIKALLTFQDKWLIAGIGLSWLSYIASNQFAFGVHPTSLLFWVLTGSIAIFYKPKQQKKPISLKIPQSKIFFVFLISIITMIFLFFLSKPYRADMLYRVVYDIRDKKPLEDVIKAAEDVLRVYPYDVQYLQELNSLYLSAAQQGKDTKIWISKTMDIAKKLIFVNPNSDIGYTVLAISYYLEGGSMDKVIENYKKAIELNPYSVDSHCNLAQTYQREGMFKEAKIEYKKALEADPECERAISGLKSLGEKPF
- a CDS encoding phosphoribosylaminoimidazolesuccinocarboxamide synthase: MGSVKDIGVLEEPTATKCGRARFVFSDRYSVFDWGEMPDLIPQKGASIAILSSYFFEKCQSKGIKTHYIGLVEDDKIKGLSSIKKPTNTMEVRLLRVLKPAFKDGHYDYSIYQREKASFLIPLEIIYRNYLKGKKLEGPMFDVSTKLEATDRYLMLNEAEKIAGLSKEEMDELKKITFNLNSLITGELQRIGLINEDGKIEFGFDEASNFIVVDVFGTLDECRFSYEGIPVSKEIARIYYRRTPWYKTLEEAKNKDRQNFKEICTLKPEPLPERLKLLISQIYCACCNEITKKEWFPAPPLKEAIKEIKEFI
- the acsC gene encoding acetyl-CoA decarbonylase/synthase complex subunit gamma: MALSGIEIFKHLPKTNCKECGFPTCLAFAMQLASSKVEVSKCPYVKDETKAFLEESQAPPIRKVIIGDNFAIGEETVFFRHEKTFVHPPAICILIKDEEPKSIWEKKIASFNNLKFERIGFMLKANLLFLENSSNLKAKFLELVSYVMKESNGLLCLSSENMDALKAAIEMTKERKPLLYSANQSNIDEIASIAKEYNLPIVAKGEDLESLSSLTEKLISLGIKDIILDSSPKTIKEAFYHQIFIRRQALISKFRPLGFPTIVFPAKLTNDPMKEALYAATFIVKYGGLIVLSDLAGESLFPLLVLSLNIYTDPQRPMAIEEKIYEINGPNEKSPICITTNFSLTYFIVQGEIDASKVPTYLMIMDTGGLSTLTSWSAGKFNGELISAYVKKSKIEEKVSHRKIIIPGYVAGIKGEIEEELKTWEVIVGPREASDIPIFLQKFKT
- a CDS encoding DNA internalization-related competence protein ComEC/Rec2, encoding MSRKPFVPILVFYILGISINNLPYSYPFLLVSIPLFFIFLSLKNKTSFVFLYLSIIFFGSFSCKLHSYKGAFNIANYVGEKGNLIGVIIDYPMRYPERTYLVLKAEFFNGKKADGLISVSVKPSNLSLSDKLFIPDIKIKEPKEYKNPGRYNKKKVLARRGIYCSAWADNVVVLGKGKINPLLLLAGKIKKRAEEILSLFPPEERGFLLGIILGERVGISDCLNKAFADTGTIHILSVSGLHLALLFGFLVIVFGNIGIKKPYKFIFSLPFLFLFCLITGSSTPTVRSLIMICVFIFSFIFERESNAYNTLAIAAFIILLKNPYELYDIGFQLSFVACLSLIYLTPRLIIRKNKLFLFISSCISASIGIAPLVLFWFSRVSLISPLSNFIVIPLVGVLLPFGLIFIFLGFINLYLANLFVLPLFLLTNLTIKAVLYFSYIPASSISLPSPGIPIVIFLYFFIFVFANRIKALFIPTLVIINLMLLYNVLKTPVFEATFLDVGLGDSIFIRSPKGCNILIDGGPPGMGRSCVLPFLRYRGIDRIDAIFATHSDADHIGGLIDCLTELKVGRVFYNGLDCSSKTYQDFKAVIKEKGFSLQRLKMGNKIKGLDLDIEVLNPPEEMFSDDNNNSLVLKVSSKDLSFLLPGDIEKEAITDISKYYKEGLNSTILKSPHHGRNKIPEKFLSLVKPEVIIAEGWDAISEDIISTNEYGAITIKSSKNAFKIETYLK
- the cutA gene encoding divalent-cation tolerance protein CutA codes for the protein MNDYILVLTTTPTKEDGKKIGEILIKEKKAACVSIISNLSSIFFWEEKIEFANEAQLFIKTKKDVLDDVISLIKSNHPYCIPEIIALPIINGSSSYLEWIDKSLK
- a CDS encoding S41 family peptidase: MKKGLLMIALIGIVFLAYSQESYKELDVFSEVFSYVRQAYVDPAKLDSKELIYGAINGMLQTLQDPFTRFMPPQAHKEMETELSGQFGGLGIIITIKDNKLVVISPIEDTPAYKIGVKADDWITHIDGTSTEGITLQDAVSKMRGQPGTNVTITIARRNEPNPISYTITRDVIKIKSVKSEMIDDKIAYIRITSFNNNTILEFNDAFNEVSKANPEYIVLDLRNNGGGTLQASVGVSGKFLAGGSLVVYTKGRENTPEIRYVAENSEAKVKAKMVILVNGGTASGAEILAGALKDHKKGILLGKKTFGKASVQTVYNLSDGSGLALTTAHYYTPNGNLIHGKGIEPNIVVDEEQIPEEKRKIIEKFEDGTLTEDFVENNATYTDKEIEQFIASLKKSGIEIERKYILRDIEKEAKELKGEKPSIIDRYCDLQLARAIEIIKAREFWKE